In Argiope bruennichi chromosome X1, qqArgBrue1.1, whole genome shotgun sequence, a single window of DNA contains:
- the LOC129959280 gene encoding uncharacterized protein LOC129959280, producing MKRRTALILQMARKRQMIEKGVTEAPGPSHRDEWRIVSPDPSPRDEWRIVPPVSPTAIGSTSTVLGTQEWVNNLPDPDYFELQPEQPMQYRCNDSNEMQDFCEDAGIINTDGTLNYIKIVNNGVNEMNETDGVSKKTETGIPETSETGVTKVNKTSTSITKINLNKISEENESSVTKMNENGVNEENEADVTKINENEVTEENETAVTKINENEVTEENETAVTKMNENGVNELDKTGRDSDGAPDPLQRLTAKKMIRHTTLTMK from the coding sequence ATGAAACGGCGGACAGCGTTAATTCTTCAGATGGCGAGAAAGCGCCAAATGATAGAAAAAGGCGTTACTGAAGCACCAGGCCCATCACACAGGGATGAATGGCGAATTGTGTCACCAGATCCATCACCAAGGGATGAATGGCGAATTGTGCCACCAGTGTCACCAACAGCGATAGGTTCTACATCAACGGTTTTAGGTACACAAGAATGGGTAAACAACCTGCCGGACCCCGATTATTTTGAACTACAACCAGAACAACCAATGCAGTACAGATGCAATGATAGCAATGAGATGCAAGACTTTTGTGAAGATGCCGGAATAATTAATACTGATGGcactttgaattatattaagaTTGTAAATAATGGAGTTAACGAAATGAATGAGACTGATGGGGTTTCTAAAAAGACTGAGACTGGAATTCCTGAAACCAGTGAGACTGGAGTTACCAAAGTTAATAAGACTAGTACTAGTATTACcaagataaatttgaataaaatttccgaAGAAAATGAGTCTAGTGTTACCAAAATGAATGAGAATGGAGTTAATGAAGAAAATGAGGCTGATGttaccaaaataaatgaaaatgaagttacCGAAGAAAATGAGACTGCTGttaccaaaataaatgaaaatgaagttacCGAAGAAAATGAGACTGCTGTTACCAAAATGAATGAGAATGGAGTTAATGAATTGGACAAGACTGGTAGAGATTCTGATGGGGCACCAGACCCTTTGCAGCGTCTGACGGCGAAGAAAATGATCCGTCATACAACCCTGACAATGAAAtga